Below is a genomic region from Flavobacterium ginsengisoli.
TTGTACCTATTATGGTTAAAGCTTTAATCACTTTTGGAAGGGCTTGAACTAATACATTTCCAATACTTTTTAAAAGGCTTTTTTCTTTTTTACTACTCTGAATCATTTTAAAACCTACTTCATCCATACGAACAATAATCGCTACGATTCCGTAAACTCCAATTGTTGCTATAACAGCGATGATGGAAACGGTTATAATTTGTGATACTAATGGTTTCCCGATTACAGTTCCAAGAGCAATGATCACAATTTCTACAGAAAGGATAAAATCAGTTACGATTGCCGATTTTACTTTTTCTTTTTCAACTAGCAAAATTTGTTCTTCGGTAAGTACTTCATCAGTTATTCCTTCAGATTCTTCGTGTCCGTGAGGAACTATAAATTCGTAGATTTTTTCTGCTCCTTCATATGCTAAGAACAATCCCCCTAATACTAAAATTACCATAATCGCAATTGGAAAAAACGCGCTTAACAAAAACGCAATTGGAAGAATAATAATTTTATTTAATAAAGAACCTTTACTAATTGCCCATAAAACTGGAAGCTCTCTAGATGAAGCAAACCCTGAAGCTTTTTCGGCATTTACTGCTAAATCGTCGCCTAGAATTCCGGCTGTTTTTTTTGCGACAACTTTACTCATTACTGCCACATCATCCATAATTGCGGCGATATCATCTAATAGAGCGAAAAAACCTGAACCCATTTTTTTAAATTTATTTTTAGTGATGCGAATCTAGACATTTTGACTTAATTTGCCCAATAATATCGTATCAAAGTTTGAGTTTTTATTCGTAATTTTCTGTAATGTGCCTTTAATTGCACTGTCCTAAAAGAACCCATAAAATAATAAAAACTATGATTGTCCCGAAGCAGCCTCCGCCTAGTTTTTTAGCGCCATATCCTGCAAGTAATCCTCTAAATATATTGTTCATGATTTTTAATTTTAGTTAATAAATTGCTGATTTTTATTAATTTAAAATTGGTTCTTTTTTTCAAATTTCTTGTTATATCAATTGTCTAAAAAGTTTCAGAATTTTGGGCAAAAAAAAAGCATCAGTAAAAAACTGATGCTTTTCTAAGATTAACATGAAAAAAAATTAATTAGCTGTTTGGTTTCTAAAAACTAACTTGCCATCGAAAGCATCCAATAAAATGATGCTATCTGTTGTTATGTTTCCTGCCAAAATTTCTTTTGACAATTGATTTAAAACTTCTCTCTGAACAACTCGTTTTACTGGTCTTGCACCAAACTGAGGATCATAACCTTTGTCTGACAAGTATGCAATAGCTTCTGGAGTTGCATCCATTGTAATGCCTTGCAGAGCCAACATTTTGGTAACGCTCTTCAATTGCAAGCTCACGATTCTTGAGATGTTATCTGCCGTAAGCGGCGTAAACATTACGATTTCGTCAATACGATTTATAAATTCTGGACGAACCGTTTG
It encodes:
- a CDS encoding DUF808 domain-containing protein, translated to MGSGFFALLDDIAAIMDDVAVMSKVVAKKTAGILGDDLAVNAEKASGFASSRELPVLWAISKGSLLNKIIILPIAFLLSAFFPIAIMVILVLGGLFLAYEGAEKIYEFIVPHGHEESEGITDEVLTEEQILLVEKEKVKSAIVTDFILSVEIVIIALGTVIGKPLVSQIITVSIIAVIATIGVYGIVAIIVRMDEVGFKMIQSSKKEKSLLKSIGNVLVQALPKVIKALTIIGTIALIMVSGGLFVHNIEFFHHLLPNFPSIIKEFAIGLIIGFIVLAIVNLFKKIFKKKESAV